The Gemmatimonadota bacterium nucleotide sequence CGGAAAACACGACGCCGGCGCGCGCGGCCCTGATCGTATCGCCGATGGCCGTGTTGAAATCGTAGGCGAAGGTCAGGTTGTGGCCGCCGTTGGCGAAGCAGTTGCCCTGCATGACGCCGAACAACTCGCCCACGGCGTAGGGCAGCACGTACGGAGACGTGGCCTGGTCGTCGAAGCCTTCGTCGCAGATGATCTCGCCGCGCCCGACGCCGACCGAGAAGTTCTGCGTGTTGGTGCCCACCGAGTTGGTGGCGATTATCGCGACGGCGAAGGAAGCCTCCGCGTTGTCCCAGCCCGCGGCGCCAGTCAGGGCCCCCGTGGCCGCGTTGAAGTTGAGCCAGGCCGGAGTCGTGGCCGATAGCTGGTCGGCGCCCGTGGCCGTCACGTTGTATAGGTAGACCCGGTTGTGGTCGACGAAGGTCACCGGCGTTGACGTGAACGTGGGAGCCTGCCCGGGGTTGTCCTCGTCATTGCCTGGGGCTGTCGCTTCGCTCCCGCAGGCAACG carries:
- a CDS encoding M23 family metallopeptidase, with product MQRAKAPATALWAFAAATAVACGSEATAPGNDEDNPGQAPTFTSTPVTFVDHNRVYLYNVTATGADQLSATTPAWLNFNAATGALTGAAGWDNAEASFAVAIIATNSVGTNTQNFSVGVGRGEIICDEGFDDQATSPYVLPYAVGELFGVMQGNCFANGGHNLTFAYDFNTAIGDTIRAARAGVVFSVQESFVDGDNASGNENNVFIEHADGTAVRYTHLMLNGALVQVGDVVTQGQPIALSGNTGATGGVPHLHFAVYRAPGNYTRKFSLPVNFRNAIGNLGARGEPLGGQSYEAGAFTPDGR